A single window of Candidatus Ozemobacteraceae bacterium DNA harbors:
- a CDS encoding DUF4160 domain-containing protein, with the protein MPVISMFYGIIVAMYFLDNKKHKLPHIHVKFQDDEAVISIPDGQILEGQIPNNKMRLVLAWIEIHKDELMADWDLASRGENPYKIEPLK; encoded by the coding sequence ATGCCGGTAATTTCAATGTTTTATGGCATAATCGTTGCAATGTACTTTCTTGATAACAAGAAACACAAATTACCCCATATTCATGTAAAGTTCCAGGATGATGAGGCAGTGATTTCAATTCCTGATGGGCAAATTCTTGAAGGGCAAATTCCGAACAATAAAATGCGGCTTGTCCTAGCCTGGATTGAGATTCATAAAGATGAATTAATGGCTGATTGGGACCTCGCTTCAAGGGGCGAAAATCCATATAAAATTGAGCCCTTAAAATAG
- a CDS encoding DUF2442 domain-containing protein, which yields MNPRIKSVKANQDYTLNLFFENGEERVFDCRPYLDIGVFKELKELPYFFKATVQMGTVSWPHEQDFCPDTLYIESKAIKSV from the coding sequence ATGAATCCAAGAATAAAAAGTGTAAAGGCGAATCAAGACTATACCCTGAATCTGTTTTTCGAAAATGGTGAAGAGAGGGTTTTTGATTGTCGGCCCTACTTGGATATTGGAGTCTTTAAAGAATTAAAAGAATTACCTTATTTTTTTAAAGCAACTGTTCAAATGGGCACTGTTTCATGGCCCCATGAACAGGATTTCTGCCCTGACACACTATATATCGAGTCAAAAGCAATAAAGTCTGTATAG
- a CDS encoding glutathione peroxidase — protein sequence MHAFSLPLLDGTPVALASYSGQILLVVNVASRCGFTGQYAGLQRLHERFAARGFSVLGFPSNDFLGQEPGTNAEIASFCRASYGVTFPVFAKISVKGADQHPLYGFLTDDVHHPGFGGAISWNFNKFLVDRAGKVIGRFGSRVEPESDEIVGAIERALCR from the coding sequence CTGCATGCCTTTTCCCTGCCCCTGCTCGACGGCACGCCCGTGGCGCTTGCCTCGTATTCCGGGCAGATTCTGCTCGTCGTCAACGTTGCGAGCCGGTGTGGCTTCACGGGCCAGTATGCCGGCCTGCAGCGCCTGCACGAACGGTTTGCGGCACGCGGGTTTTCCGTCCTGGGTTTTCCCAGCAACGATTTTCTCGGCCAGGAGCCCGGCACCAACGCCGAGATCGCTTCGTTCTGTCGCGCGAGTTACGGGGTCACCTTCCCGGTGTTCGCCAAAATTTCCGTCAAAGGGGCCGATCAGCACCCGTTGTACGGCTTCCTGACCGACGATGTGCACCACCCGGGCTTCGGCGGGGCCATCTCCTGGAACTTCAACAAGTTCCTCGTCGATCGCGCCGGCAAGGTCATCGGCCGCTTCGGCAGCCGCGTCGAGCCGGAGAGCGACGAGATCGTTGGCGCCATCGAGCGGGCGTTATGCCGATAA